From Salvelinus namaycush isolate Seneca chromosome 2, SaNama_1.0, whole genome shotgun sequence, one genomic window encodes:
- the LOC120058549 gene encoding uncharacterized protein LOC120058549 isoform X2, translated as MKHPLVRMRNVHSQSSLGSDTDSQPVLKEEEEEEEVTLEEEKETEEEKKGDVLTDSELDPELPEEYSHGLEDLRWNLSSLEKAVYLSLPPWVQRARLLSYLLLPYILPASIFLHVNYRVLCWLRQVPGKWLWPGVEVAVPFLLKLSHPRKNLMHRLWPSGPVRFWPVGPARLWPCNPIRLWPYNPVRLWPCNPVRLWLYNPVRLWPCNPIRLWPCNLIRLWPLRFLASAKEKHTQFKSAEDPPPQQRRRSVLRFQLSTTSTHYTTESPNTPTESHPDPLGFSLLFNLELAMDNQPNQPNNQSLLHHSERLLPLEYGPCIKKEALASPHISYMGVEEEEERMSQGGDEVEEGLALLPSLPVKCANTGY; from the exons ATGAAGCACCCTCTAGTAAGGATGAGAAACGTTCATTCCCAGTCCTCTCTGGGGAGTGACACCGACTCGCAGCCTGTcctgaaagaagaggaggaagaggaggaggtaacactagaggaggagaaagagacggaAGAGGAGAAAAAAGGGGACGTATTGACGGACTCAGAGCTGGATCCAGAGTTGCCTGAGGAGTATTCCCATGGCCTGGAGGACCTGAGGTGGAACCTGAGCTCTCTAGAGAAGGCTGTATATCTCAGCCTGCCACCATGGGTCCAGAGAG CCCGTCTGCTGTCCTACCTGCTGCTGCCCTACATACTGCCAGCCTCTATCTTTCTCCATGTCAACTACAG GGTGCTGTGTTGGCTCCGCCAAGTCCCAGGGAAGTGGCTGTGGCCGGGTGTCGAAGTGGCTGTGCCATTCCTTCTAAAGCTCTCTCACCCCAGGAAGAACCTCATGCACAG GTTGTGGCCCTCTGGTCCTGTCAGATTTTGGCCCGTTGGTCCTGCCAGGTTGTGGCCCTGCAATCCTATCAGGTTGTGGCCCTACAATCCTGTCAGGTTGTGGCCCTGCAATCCTGTCAGGTTGTGGCTCTACAATCCTGTCAGGTTGTGGCCCTGCAATCCTATCAGGTTGTGGCCCTGCAATCTTATCAGGTTGTGGCCCCTACGCTTTCTGGCATCTGCCAAAGAAAAACATACACAGTTTAAGAGTGCAGAGGATCCTCCTCCACAGCAGCGCCGTCGCTCCGTCCTGCGGTTCCAGCTGTCCACCACCAGCACCCATTACACAACCGAGAGCCCCAACACCCCAACCGAGAGCCACCCTGACCCCCTGGGCTTCTCCCTCCTCTTCAACCTGGAACTAGCGATGGACAACCAGCCCAATCAGCCCAACAACCAGTCTCTACTCCACCATAGCGAGAGGCTGCTGCCACTGGAGTATGGCCCCTGCATAAAGAAAGAGGCCCTGGCCTCCCCACACATCTCCTACAtgggggtggaggaagaggaggagaggatgtctCAGGGAGGGGATGAGGTGGAGGAAGGGTTAGCTCTCCTCCCCAGCCTTCCTGTGAAGTGTGCCAATACTGGCTACTAA
- the LOC120058542 gene encoding 60S acidic ribosomal protein P2-like → MRYVSAYLLAVLGGNTSPSSKDIKTILGSVGIEAEDVRLDKVVNELNGKDINEVMNSGLSKLASVPAGGAVAAPAAAGSAAAGVSPTAAEEKKEEKEESEEGSDDDMGFGLFD, encoded by the exons ATGCGTTACGTGTCCGCTTACCTACTGGCTGTGCTCGGTGGCAACACCAGCCCCTCCTCCAAGGATATCAAGACCATTTTGGGGAGTGTAGGAATCGAGGCCGAAGATGTGCGCCTAGACAAG GTTGTCAATGAATTGAATGGAAAAGACATCAATGAAGTCATGAACTCTG GTCTCTCTAAATTGGCCTCCGTGCCAGCAGGTGGTGCTGTGgcggctcctgctgctgctgggtcTGCTGCAGCTGGAGTTTCTCCTACTGCTG cggaagagaaaaaggaggagaaagaggaatcTGAAGAGGGATCTGATGATGACATGGGATTTGGACTCTTTGATTAA
- the LOC120058549 gene encoding uncharacterized protein LOC120058549 isoform X1, with protein MKHPLVRMRNVHSQSSLGSDTDSQPVLKEEEEEEEVTLEEEKETEEEKKGDVLTDSELDPELPEEYSHGLEDLRWNLSSLEKAVYLSLPPWVQRALLCNLMAKCGVNNSFFPARLLSYLLLPYILPASIFLHVNYRVLCWLRQVPGKWLWPGVEVAVPFLLKLSHPRKNLMHRLWPSGPVRFWPVGPARLWPCNPIRLWPYNPVRLWPCNPVRLWLYNPVRLWPCNPIRLWPCNLIRLWPLRFLASAKEKHTQFKSAEDPPPQQRRRSVLRFQLSTTSTHYTTESPNTPTESHPDPLGFSLLFNLELAMDNQPNQPNNQSLLHHSERLLPLEYGPCIKKEALASPHISYMGVEEEEERMSQGGDEVEEGLALLPSLPVKCANTGY; from the exons ATGAAGCACCCTCTAGTAAGGATGAGAAACGTTCATTCCCAGTCCTCTCTGGGGAGTGACACCGACTCGCAGCCTGTcctgaaagaagaggaggaagaggaggaggtaacactagaggaggagaaagagacggaAGAGGAGAAAAAAGGGGACGTATTGACGGACTCAGAGCTGGATCCAGAGTTGCCTGAGGAGTATTCCCATGGCCTGGAGGACCTGAGGTGGAACCTGAGCTCTCTAGAGAAGGCTGTATATCTCAGCCTGCCACCATGGGTCCAGAGAG CATTGCTGTGCAACCTCATGGCTAAATGTGGTGTAAACAACTCATTCTTCCCAGCCCGTCTGCTGTCCTACCTGCTGCTGCCCTACATACTGCCAGCCTCTATCTTTCTCCATGTCAACTACAG GGTGCTGTGTTGGCTCCGCCAAGTCCCAGGGAAGTGGCTGTGGCCGGGTGTCGAAGTGGCTGTGCCATTCCTTCTAAAGCTCTCTCACCCCAGGAAGAACCTCATGCACAG GTTGTGGCCCTCTGGTCCTGTCAGATTTTGGCCCGTTGGTCCTGCCAGGTTGTGGCCCTGCAATCCTATCAGGTTGTGGCCCTACAATCCTGTCAGGTTGTGGCCCTGCAATCCTGTCAGGTTGTGGCTCTACAATCCTGTCAGGTTGTGGCCCTGCAATCCTATCAGGTTGTGGCCCTGCAATCTTATCAGGTTGTGGCCCCTACGCTTTCTGGCATCTGCCAAAGAAAAACATACACAGTTTAAGAGTGCAGAGGATCCTCCTCCACAGCAGCGCCGTCGCTCCGTCCTGCGGTTCCAGCTGTCCACCACCAGCACCCATTACACAACCGAGAGCCCCAACACCCCAACCGAGAGCCACCCTGACCCCCTGGGCTTCTCCCTCCTCTTCAACCTGGAACTAGCGATGGACAACCAGCCCAATCAGCCCAACAACCAGTCTCTACTCCACCATAGCGAGAGGCTGCTGCCACTGGAGTATGGCCCCTGCATAAAGAAAGAGGCCCTGGCCTCCCCACACATCTCCTACAtgggggtggaggaagaggaggagaggatgtctCAGGGAGGGGATGAGGTGGAGGAAGGGTTAGCTCTCCTCCCCAGCCTTCCTGTGAAGTGTGCCAATACTGGCTACTAA
- the LOC120024300 gene encoding adenosine receptor A3-like has product MSGGDVVYTVLEVLIAVACCLGNVLVIWAVWSSSNLRQPTFCFVVSLATADFLVGSVAVPLAVLVDGRVYTSFNVCLFISCVVIMLTMTSVMSLLAISVDRFLRVFIPLRYKRTVTKRRSWVVVAICWFVAFMLSFPPTFGWYNRFTLSHSGNSTTIICRFRAVIPMSYLVYFFFFLCTLTPLLVMAVLYCYIFCIIQKNLRERVGSSTQSHTYFRKERSLAQSLTLVLVLFAFCWLPLDIMNCVAYFGNTSNIPQQAFYVGILLSHGNSAVNPIVYAFKIRKIQEAYLRIWRKVFVYRGDSQGSQSNQTTENIISSNPNSADRNIDGNAISVMKIDTVEGTAC; this is encoded by the exons ATGTCTGGAGGAGATGTTGTCTACACAGTGCTGGAGGTGCTGATCGCTGTTGCCTGCTGTCTGGGAAATGTGCTGGTGATCTGGGCAGTGTGGTCGAGCAGCAACCTCCGGCAGCCCACGTTCTGCTTTGTGGTCTCTCTGGCTACAGCTGACTTCCTTGTAGGTTCTGTAGCTGTGCCGCTGGCTGTGCTGGTGGATGGACGGGTGTACACCTCGTTCAATGTATGTCTCTTCATAAGCTGTGTGGTCATCATGTTGACAATGACTTCGGTCATGTCTCTGCTAGCCATCTCTGTGGACAGATTCCTACGCGTCTTCATCCCTCTCAG GTACAAGAGGACAGTGACAAAGAGAAGATCTTGGGTGGTGGTAGCAATATGTTGGTTTGTTGCCTTCATGTTGAGCTTCCCACCCACGTTTGGGTGGTACAACCGTTTCACCTTGTCTCACTCAGGGAACTCAACCACCATCATCTGCCGTTTCCGGGCTGTGATTCCCATGTCATACTTGGTTTACTTTTTCTTCTTCCTCTGCACCCTCACTCCGTTGCTTGTCATGGCTGTCCTGTACTGCTACATCTTCTGTATCATACAAAAGAAcctgagagagagggtggggagcaGTACCCAGTCCCACACCTACTTCAGGAAGGAGAGGAGCCTGGCCCAATCCCTGACTCTGGTCCTGGTGCTCTTTGCCTTTTGCTGGCTCCCTCTGGACATCATGAACTGTGTTGCCTACTTTGGTAACACATCAAACATACCCCAACAGGCCTTCTATGTGGGCATCCTCCTCTCCCATGGCAATTCAGCTGTCAACCCGATCGTTTATGCCTTCAAGATCCGCAAGATCCAGGAAGCGTACCTGAGGATCTGGAGGAAGGTCTTTGTGTATCGAGGTGACAGTCAGGGCTCTCAGAGCAACCAGACCACTGAAAACATTATCAGCAGCAACCCTAACAGTGCGGATAGAAATATTGATGGAAATGCTATCAGTGTTATGAAAATTGACACAGTTGAAGGTACAGCATGTTAA